In Syngnathoides biaculeatus isolate LvHL_M chromosome 5, ASM1980259v1, whole genome shotgun sequence, the following are encoded in one genomic region:
- the LOC133501394 gene encoding transmembrane protein 74 isoform X1 produces MASIVLPLTRDGDKTAGSPTVLERVSAVLHARKLSESTGGGSLGEGGACNPARTCHPSAARRAEVKLRPLGEEKVRVCCDEELETSFTYIDENVNLAIGSPETSCKSSLRTARNCEPCSETVPDFSFMSEDDLSFGENSGSSVDYCFISAVTFLVTGISLVIISYTVPRDVVVDRDSVSAREMERLEVESARIGAHLDRCVIAGLCLLTLGGVVLSTLLMISMWKGEMYRRKVIAYSKRSAKLYGSISLKTKSSPSHSSAHLSLEDIVETLN; encoded by the coding sequence ATGGCTTCTATAGTGCTGCCTTTGACAAGGGACGGCGATAAGACGGCAGGCTCTCCCACCGTCCTTGAACGCGTCTCCGCTGTGCTGCACGCCCGCAAACTGAGCGAATCAACAGGAGGGGGGTCCCTCGGGGAAGGCGGCGCCTGTAACCCGGCCCGGACCTGCCATCCTTCGGCTGCGAGGCGAGCGGAGGTCAAGTTGCGTCCGCTCGGTGAGGAGAAAGTGCGCGTGTGCTGTGATGAGGAATTGGAGACATCTTTCACCTACATCGATGAGAATGTCAACCTGGCAATCGGCAGCCCAGAGACGAGCTGTAAAAGTTCCCTCAGAACCGCACGCAACTGCGAGCCGTGCTCAGAGACGGTCCCCGATTTTTCTTTCATGTCCGAGGACGACTTGTCCTTTGGGGAGAACTCAGGTTCTTCAGTGGACTATTGCTTTATAAGCGCAGTCACTTTTTTGGTGACCGGCATTTCCTTGGTGATAATCTCCTACACCGTGCCCCGGGATGTGGTCGTGGACAGAGACAGTGTCTCGGCCAGGGAGATGGAGAGACTGGAAGTGGAGAGCGCTCGCATTGGAGCTCACCTGGACCGGTGCGTCATAGCAGGATTATGCTTGCTGACACTGGGCGGGGTTGTGCTTTCCACTCTTCTCATGATTTCCATGTGGAAAGGAGAGATGTACAGGAGGAAAGTCATTGCTTATTCCAAACGTTCCGCCAAACTCTATGGTTCCATCAGCTTGAAAACTAAATCCAGTCCCAGTCACTCCTCTGCACACTTGTCCCTGGAGGATATAGTGGAAACTTTGAACTAG
- the LOC133501394 gene encoding transmembrane protein 74 isoform X2, giving the protein MASIVLPLTRDGDKTAGSPTVLERVSAVLHARKLSESTGGGSLGEGGACNPARTCHPSAARRAEVKLRPLGEEKVRVCCDEELETSFTYIDENVNLAIGSPETSCKSSLRTARNCEPCSETVPDFSFMSEDDLSFGENSGSSVDYCFISAVTFLVTGISLVIISYTVPRDVVVDRDSVSAREMERLEVESARIGAHLDRTHSEGNIIKPCWGNAEDKTALKATVALPNEFLNTIR; this is encoded by the exons ATGGCTTCTATAGTGCTGCCTTTGACAAGGGACGGCGATAAGACGGCAGGCTCTCCCACCGTCCTTGAACGCGTCTCCGCTGTGCTGCACGCCCGCAAACTGAGCGAATCAACAGGAGGGGGGTCCCTCGGGGAAGGCGGCGCCTGTAACCCGGCCCGGACCTGCCATCCTTCGGCTGCGAGGCGAGCGGAGGTCAAGTTGCGTCCGCTCGGTGAGGAGAAAGTGCGCGTGTGCTGTGATGAGGAATTGGAGACATCTTTCACCTACATCGATGAGAATGTCAACCTGGCAATCGGCAGCCCAGAGACGAGCTGTAAAAGTTCCCTCAGAACCGCACGCAACTGCGAGCCGTGCTCAGAGACGGTCCCCGATTTTTCTTTCATGTCCGAGGACGACTTGTCCTTTGGGGAGAACTCAGGTTCTTCAGTGGACTATTGCTTTATAAGCGCAGTCACTTTTTTGGTGACCGGCATTTCCTTGGTGATAATCTCCTACACCGTGCCCCGGGATGTGGTCGTGGACAGAGACAGTGTCTCGGCCAGGGAGATGGAGAGACTGGAAGTGGAGAGCGCTCGCATTGGAGCTCACCTGGACCG GACACACTCGGAGGGCAACATAATAAAACCATGTTGGGGAAATGCTGAGGATAAGACTGCCTTGAAAGCAACAGTAGCTTTACCGAATGAGTTTCTTAACACAatccggtga